A window of the Cytophagaceae bacterium genome harbors these coding sequences:
- a CDS encoding type II toxin-antitoxin system VapC family toxin → MAKKFLIDTNVLIKYLNGSLDQNLASLIDNINIEISIITKIEILSWSGFSEFQKNQILIFLSKCRMFSVEDEIIETVVGFRNKYKLKIPDAIIAATAFYNNMQLVTLDKDFANIKGLRIISSIEI, encoded by the coding sequence ATGGCAAAGAAATTTTTGATAGACACAAATGTTTTGATAAAATATTTAAATGGTTCACTGGATCAAAATCTTGCTTCTTTAATTGACAATATTAATATTGAGATTTCTATTATAACCAAAATTGAGATTTTGTCTTGGAGTGGTTTTTCGGAATTTCAAAAAAATCAGATTCTCATTTTTTTGTCGAAGTGTAGAATGTTTTCAGTTGAAGATGAAATAATTGAAACCGTAGTTGGTTTCCGAAATAAGTATAAACTCAAAATCCCCGATGCTATAATTGCTGCAACTGCATTTTATAACAATATGCAATTGGTTACTTTAGATAAAGATTTTGCCAATATCAAAGGGCTTCGCATAATTTCTTCAATTGAAATTTAA
- a CDS encoding CotH kinase family protein, whose product MRPLFIWLLLFTITLSPAKAQLSTSNLPIFIIDTEGKTIVDEPKTNVKLKVIYNGEGKVNSLTDKVFHYDSYAGFELRGSSSQSFPKKPYGFELRNQKGENNPIALCGLPKESDWILFASYNEKSLMHNVLSMSIARQLGMYASRTRYVEVVVNGSYQGVYVLMEKIKVDNDRVDIADLNETENTGDDLTGVILLKLTNQPVTIWGASCQIIQTEMALGQNIFIIYQKPLQALRKIT is encoded by the coding sequence ATGAGACCACTTTTTATATGGTTGCTATTATTTACGATAACTCTTTCCCCGGCCAAAGCACAGCTTTCGACTTCCAATCTACCTATTTTTATTATTGATACAGAAGGAAAAACTATTGTGGATGAACCCAAAACCAATGTAAAATTAAAAGTGATTTACAATGGGGAAGGGAAAGTTAACAGCCTGACAGATAAGGTTTTTCATTATGATTCTTATGCAGGGTTTGAATTACGCGGGTCCAGCTCTCAATCTTTCCCGAAAAAACCCTATGGCTTTGAACTCAGGAATCAAAAAGGTGAAAACAATCCAATTGCTCTTTGTGGCCTGCCCAAGGAATCAGACTGGATACTTTTTGCCTCTTACAATGAAAAAAGTCTGATGCACAACGTCCTGAGTATGAGTATTGCACGGCAACTGGGTATGTATGCTAGCCGAACCAGGTATGTTGAAGTGGTCGTAAATGGTTCATATCAGGGTGTTTATGTTCTGATGGAGAAAATCAAAGTGGATAATGATCGGGTAGATATTGCGGATTTGAATGAAACAGAAAACACCGGTGATGACCTGACGGGGGTTATATTATTAAAATTGACAAATCAACCGGTAACAATCTGGGGAGCTTCGTGTCAAATTATCCAAACAGAAATGGCTCTCGGTCAGAATATTTTTATCATTTACCAAAAACCATTACAAGCACTCAGAAAAATTACATAA